One part of the Pelodiscus sinensis isolate JC-2024 chromosome 16, ASM4963464v1, whole genome shotgun sequence genome encodes these proteins:
- the MAP2K3 gene encoding dual specificity mitogen-activated protein kinase kinase 3 isoform X14, protein MAVKRIRATVNTQEQKRLLMDLDISMRTVDCFYTVTFYGALFREGDVWICMELMDTSLDKFYKKVLEKMMTIPEDILGKIAVSIVRALEHLHSKLSVIHRDVKPSNVLINKEGHVKMCDFGISGYLVDSVAKTMDAGCKPYMAPERINPELNQKGYNVKSDVWSLGITMIEMAILRFPYESWGTPFQQLKQVVEEPSPQLPADRFSKEFVDFTAQCLRKNPAERMNYLELMEHPFFTLHNTKETDMASFVTEILGEDS, encoded by the exons ATGGCTGTCAAG AGAATCCGAGCGACCGTGAACACTCAGGAGCAGAAGAGGCTACTGATGGACTTGGACATCTCCATGAGGACAGTAGACTGCTTCTATACAGTCACGTTCTACGGAGCCCTCTTCAGAGAG GGCGATGTGTGGATCTGCATGGAGCTGATGGACACCTCTCTGGATAAATTCTACAAGAAGGTGCTAGAGAAGATGATGACGATCCCCGAGGATATCCTCGGGAAGATCGCTGTGTCG ATTGTGCGAGCCCTGGAGCATTTGCACAGTAAACTCTCAGTGATTCACAGAG ATGTGAAGCCTTCCAACGTCCTCATTAATAAGGAGGGACACGTGAAAATGTGCGACTTTGGAATCAGCGGCTACTTGGTGGACTCGGTTGCTAAGACTATGGATGCTGGCTGCAAACCCTACATGGCT CCAGAGAGAATAAACCCGGAGCTGAACCAGAAGGGGTATAACGTGAAGTCTGATGTCTGGAGTCTTGGCATCACAATG ATTGAGATGGCCATTCTCCGCTTCCCTTACGAGTCCTGGGGCACCCCCTTCCAGCAACTCAAGCAAGTGGTAGAGGAGCCttcaccccagctccctgctgatcGCTTCTCAAAGGAGTTTGTGGACTTCACAGCACAGTG CTTAAGGAAGAATCCTGCGGAACGAATGAATTATTTAGAACTTATG GAACATCCTTTCTTTACCTTGCACAACACCAAAGAGACTGACATGGCCTCCTTTGTGACAGAGATCCTTGGGGAAGACTCCTAA